One Streptomyces drozdowiczii DNA segment encodes these proteins:
- a CDS encoding ROK family transcriptional regulator gives MPASPSTARAINDRLALRLLQQDGPLTATQLKTLTGLSRPTVADLVERLQGAGLIHVVGETGADRRGPNARLYGIVADRALLAGLDVRTDSVAVVIADLLGATLAEATLPVGETEGDDAVERAVALLAATVRNAGSAPLHSVGIGAPGLIDPVTGELRDSSGLPSWHRSLVRALQERLPATVLVDNETNLAAVAEHRVGAARGHDTFVLIWLGHGVGAAVMLDGKVRRGASGGAGELGFLPVPGTAGTPSAVNCDGGFHSLASSAPLCELAARYGIAVADEGQEPGAAAAVRAALAGEGDGEGFLAALADRIALGAAAVASVLDPGLVLLSGEVGHAGGDALAARVEERLAAMSPLRTEVRAGLLGGTAVRRGALLAARDAAQEAIFAPGA, from the coding sequence ATGCCCGCATCACCGAGCACCGCCCGGGCCATCAACGACCGGCTCGCCCTGCGGCTCCTCCAGCAGGACGGCCCCCTGACGGCCACGCAGTTGAAGACCCTGACCGGGCTCTCCCGGCCCACCGTCGCGGACCTCGTGGAACGCCTCCAGGGCGCGGGTCTGATCCATGTCGTCGGCGAGACCGGGGCCGACCGCAGGGGCCCCAACGCCCGGCTCTACGGCATCGTCGCGGACCGCGCGCTGCTGGCCGGGCTCGACGTGCGCACCGACAGCGTCGCCGTCGTCATCGCCGATCTGCTGGGCGCCACGCTGGCCGAGGCGACGCTGCCGGTCGGTGAGACGGAGGGGGACGACGCCGTGGAGCGGGCCGTCGCGCTGCTGGCGGCCACCGTCCGCAACGCGGGGAGCGCGCCCCTGCACAGCGTCGGCATCGGCGCACCCGGCCTGATCGACCCGGTCACGGGGGAGCTGCGGGACAGCAGCGGGCTGCCGTCCTGGCACCGCAGCCTGGTCCGGGCGCTCCAGGAGCGGCTGCCGGCGACGGTGCTGGTCGACAACGAGACGAACCTCGCCGCCGTCGCCGAGCACCGCGTCGGCGCGGCCCGCGGCCACGACACGTTCGTCCTGATCTGGCTCGGCCACGGGGTGGGGGCGGCGGTCATGCTCGACGGGAAGGTGCGCCGGGGGGCCTCGGGCGGCGCGGGGGAACTCGGCTTCCTGCCGGTCCCGGGCACGGCGGGCACGCCCTCGGCCGTCAACTGCGACGGGGGCTTCCACTCGCTGGCCAGTTCGGCGCCGCTCTGCGAGCTGGCCGCGCGGTACGGGATCGCCGTCGCGGATGAGGGGCAGGAGCCCGGTGCGGCGGCGGCCGTCCGGGCGGCGCTCGCGGGGGAGGGCGACGGCGAGGGCTTCCTCGCCGCCCTGGCCGACCGGATCGCGCTGGGCGCCGCCGCGGTGGCGTCGGTCCTCGACCCGGGGCTCGTCCTGCTCTCCGGCGAGGTGGGCCACGCGGGGGGCGACGCCTTGGCCGCCCGTGTCGAGGAGCGGCTGGCCGCGATGTCCCCGCTGCGCACGGAGGTCCGGGCGGGGCTGCTGGGCGGCACGGCGGTGCGCCGGGGGGCGTTGCTCGCGGCGCGGGATGCGGCGCAGGAGGCGATTTTCGCGCCGGGCGCTTGA